ACGGCGTGGACTACCAGGGTATCTAATCCTGTTTGCTCCCCACGCTTTCGAGCCTCAGTGTCAGTTACAGGCCAGAGAGCCGCTTTCGCCACCGGTGTTCCTCCATATATCTACGCATTTCACCGCTACACATGGAATTCCACTCTCCTCTCCTGCACTCAAGTCTACCAGTTTCCAATGCATACAATGGTTGAGCCACTGCCTTTTACACCAGACTTAATAAACCACCTGCGCTCGCTTTACGCCCAATAAATCCGGACAACGCTCGGGACCTACGTATTACCGCGGCTGCTGGCACGTAGTTAGCCGTCCCTTTCTGGTGAGATACCGTCACACGAGGAGCTTTCCACTCTCCTCGTCGTTCTTCTCTCACAACAGAGTTTTACGATCCGAAAACCTTCTTCACTCACGCGGCGTTGCTCGGTCAGACTTTCGTCCATTGCCGAAGATTCCCTACTGCTGCCTCCCGTAGGAGTTTGGGCCGTGTCTCAGTCCCAATGTGGCCGATCACCCTCTCAGGTCGGCTATGTATCATCGCCTTGGTGAGCCTTTACCTCACCAACTAGCTAATACAACGCGGGATCATCTTTGAGTGAAACAATTGTTTCTTTCAAGCTTAGAACATGTGTCCCTAGCTGTTATGCGGTATTAGCATTCGTTTCCAAATGTTGTCCCCGCTCAAAGGCAGATTTCCCACGCGTTACTCACCCGTTCGCTGCTCTTTGGTTTAGTGCAAGCACCAAACCGCATCGCTCAACTTGCATGTATTAGGCACGCCGCCAGCGTTCGTCCTGAGCCAGGATCAAACTCTCAAATAAAGTATTTAAGTCACACTAATGTGACTGGCTTGTCTTTCATTATTGATTGACAGATTTTTTGATGTCTTTCGACATCACATGAGTCATTCTTCTTTATTCAGTTTTCAATGGTCTAGCTCGCTTCAAGACCCTCGTCTCTTGCGACAACTATTATATTCTATCAAACCCCCCTCCCTTTGTCAAGGATTAAATGTATTCCTTCTCACTTTTTTTAGTTTCGTTCGCTTTTTACCCGCTCCTGTATCCCTTTTCTTCCTTACCCTGACTCAGTTTGTGAAATTAAAAAAACAAGTCAAAATTGACTTGTTTTTTAGTGAATCCAGATATTCATCAACATAACCATTCCTAAACCTACTACTGCGATAATTGTTTCCAAGACTGTCCATGTTTTCAATGTTTGTTTCACATCTAAATCAAAGTATTCTTTAAACATCCAAAATCCTGCACCGTTGACATGAGAAGCAGCAATTGATCCTGCTCCAATCGCGAGAACCATTAGAGCTGCTGTATTTGGAGATGCAGTAGCAAGCATAGGCTGAACTAAACCTGCCGCGGTCAATGCAGCAACAGTTGCTGATCCTAATGAAATTCTCAAAATAACGGCGATTATCCAAGCAAGGAGCAATGGTGAAAGTGATGAATCTTTAAACATACTTGCAATTTGGGAGGATATCCCTCCGTCAATAAGGACTTGTTTTAGCGCTGCGCCACCTCCGATGACTAAAAGAAGCATGGAAATTGATTTTATGGAATCTGCAATGGAGTTGGCGATTTCAGAGTGATCCTTGCGTTGGAGCCATCCCATTGTAAATAAAGCAAATAATAATGAGAGAATCATCGCTGAAACTGGATTGCCTATGAACATCATTATATTTTCGATTAAATGCTCCGGATATTTGGTGATCGTCACAACTTTACCAGCTTTGATACTACTACTTGTAATGGCCGTATAGGGTTTACCATCATTGGTTACAATGGAGTATATTGTACTAATTGCCATCAAAATTACCGGCATCAGTGCTGTCAAAATGGAAATTCCAAAACCTGGTGTTTCTTCTAATTTCCATTTTTTAATTTCACCGAAGGCAGACAACTTACTTTTGACAACAAAAGCTTCAGGAACCCATTTTTTAGCAATTTTTGTAAAGACAGGGCCTGCAATGATAACGGTAGGAACAGCCGCAACAATCCCGTAAAGCAGGACAGTTCCTGGATTTGCCCCTAAAACACCTGCAATTGCCGTAGGTGCTGGGTGAGGTGGTAAAAATCCATGTGTTACGGACAAGCCAGCAGTCATTGGAATTCCGAGATAAATCAGAGGAACTGAGGCTTCCAATGCTACCGCGAAAACGATGGGAATAAGCAAAACCATTCCTACTTCAAAGAACAAAGCAACCCCAATGATAAAGCTGGCAACCATGATTGCCCATTGAATTCTCTTTTTCCCAAAATAGTCAATCAATGTTCTGGCAATCCGGTAGGCGCCACCAGCATCGGCAATTAGACGGCCAAGCATCGCTCCAAAACCAAAGACGATGGCCAGCTCTCCTAAAGAGCTGCCTATTCCGTTTTGAATAGAAACAGGGATTTGCCCCAGTGGCATTCCTAAGCCCAAACCAATTAAAACCGAAACGACAATTAATGAGACAAAGGTGTTAATCTTAAATTTGATAATCATCAATAAAAGAATCAAGACTCCGCCAAATAAGACGAGTAAATCAAGCATTTATTTTTCCTTTCAAACCATCTAGCAGATTGTATGCTTGCGCTTACATTCTGATTTTTAAATTTAGCTCAACGTTATTTTTTAAGCTGTCGTTGAGCCTTTTGGAAATTTATTTATTGGCTTTAAATCGGCGTTGGAAGTCAGAGATATTTTCATATTCTAAGCCTAAGGTATGCGAGAGGCGAATGAAAATCGGACTTAGTTCGCGATAGCGCGCAACATTTTCTGGATTGGGTAGATAGGTTTGATTATTTCCAATCATTGTGCTTATTTCTCCTAAGTCGTCGATCATGCCCAATGCTTTTTCAGCCATCACTACTGCGGCTAAACAACCTGCTTCTCGGCTTTCCGAAACGTTGATGGGTTGTTCAAAAATATCTGCCATAATCTGCGTCCAGAGCTTGGAACTTGTAAAGCCTCCCGTGGCTTGAATCATGTTTAAATCACCGACAACTTCAACAAGGCTTAGAGCAACTGTGTAGAGATTGAAGACGATTCCTTCAAGTACACTGCGAGCCATGTGGTTTCGATTGTGTCCATAATTTAGGCCAAAAAATGACCCTCGAGCATTGGCGTCCCAAATCGGAGCACGTTCTCCTCCAAGATAGGGATGAAAAAGTAGCCCGTCAGCTCCCGCTGAAACTTTTGTGGCGAGTGCTGTCACTTCTTCAAAGCTCATTTCTCCTTCAAAAATCTGGTCTCGAACCCAACGAAAAACGTCTCCGCCAGAGTTAACGGGCCCTCCTACTACCCAATGCTCTCTATCCAAAGCATAAGTGAAGGTGCGACCTTTTTCATCTGTTTTAGGTTTGTCGGTGACAACTCGAATAGCGCCAGACGTCCCGATGGTTATTGCGGCAACGCCGGGAGCGATAGCGTTGACGCCTAGGTTTGACAGAGGCCCATCGGCTGCTCCCCAAACGAATTTTGTTTTTCTCTGGATTCCCATTTGCTTGGCGAAATCTTCGGAAAGATTTTGCTCAATTTCGTAGGGTTCAACGACTTGGGGGAGTTGCTCAGGGGTTACTCCTGTGATTTCCAGTGCTGCTTTGTCCCACTGAAGATCAAAAATATTGAAAATTCCTGTTCCTGTCGCTGTTGATAAATCAATCTTATTAACAGCAAACAGGCGATAAAAGATATAACCTTTGAGTTCTAGATAGTGGGCTGCTTTTTCGTAGATGTCTGGGCGGTCATTTTTTAACCAGATGAGTTTGGAGAGAGGGGCCATTGGATGAAGGGGTGTGCCTGTGCGGCGGTAGATTTCTGATCCCACTTTCGAGGCTTTGAGCTGCTCGGTGTATTTGACGGCGCGGGTATCCGCCCAAGTGATAAGGCGTGTGAGGGGCTGCCAGTTCTCATCAAAAGCGATAAGCGAGTGCATTTGTGTGCTAAAAGAAATAGCTAAAAGTTCATCGTTTTCTTCTATAATGATGGCAACTTCCCGGATTGCGCTTAGGACGGCTTCAAAGATATCTTCTAGTGCTTCTTCTGCCATACCACTTGCATCACGATAAAGGGGGTAGGCTTGGCTACTGCTTGCGATAATCTTGCCATTTTTTTCAAACAATACTGCTTTTGTCGCCGTTGTTCCTAAATCAACGCCAATCAAATAGTCCATTTTTTCTCCTTTTCTTCTATAATATTATCTATTTGTGTTCTATTTCGTGTCCACCAAAGCCATTGCGCAGAGCTGCGACCACTTTACCTGTCATCGTGTCGTCTTGCAAAGAGCGATTGCGCATCATGAGTGAGAGCGCAATGATAGGGGCAGGGACATTTAAGTCCAAACTTTCTTCAACCGTCCACTTTCCTTCGCCTGAAGCTTGGACGCGTCCTAAAATTTGCTCTAGTTTTGGATCTTTGGCGAATTGTGCTTCAGCGAGTTCCATGAGCCAACTGCGAATGACGGAGCCATGATTCCAGAGTTTTGCGACGGCTTCATAGTCATAGTCAAAAGGGGAGTGTTCCAAAATTTCAAATCCTTCTGCGATGGCCTGCATCATGCCGTACTCAATGCCGTTATGAATCATTTTCAAGTAATGACCACTTCCGAGTCGCCCTGTGTAGAGGTAACCATTTTCTTGAGAAATGGCTTGAAATAGAGGTTCGATAAGTTGCCATGCTGGCTCATCGTCACCACCAATCATGAAATTTCCGCCTTGGCGAGCGCCTGATGTGCCGCCCGATGTGCCTGCATCAAAGAATTTGATGCCTTTGGCTTTTAATATCTCATTTTGTTTGAGGTTGTCTTTGTAATTGGAATTGCCTCCGTCAATCAAAATGTCTCCTGCTGACATTTTTTCACTGAGTGTTTCAATGATTGAATTTGTTGGCTCACCCGCTGGCACCATGACCCAGATTATTCTCGATTGGCCGAGAGAATTTGCTGACGGATTTAATTCCGTCAGTAATTTCTCTAGATTATCTACTGCTGTAATCTTCTCGGAATAATTTTTGACGCGAGCTAAGGCCGTTTGATCGACATCGTAGGCAACGACTTCGATATCATGGTCGACAGCGTTTTTTACGAGATTCATGCCCATTTTTCCTAGGCCAATCATTCCAAATTTCATTGGTTTCTCCTTTATGTTATCGTTTTCATTTTTGTTAATTCTATTATACGTAATTTATTTTCAATTGTCAATAATATTTTTTGTAAATCTTTTTCTTGTTTTTTGTTTTATTTCTAAAGGATTGTGCGAAGCGGAGGGTCGTTTTTGTGGTATAATGTAATCAAATTAGAAGGAGGCTTGGTATGGCGCGGACGCTTATTAGCCGTATTCGGAGTTACTATGATAACCTTAGCAAATCAGATCAGGCCATTTCTGATTATTTGATTGCCAATATTGATAGTGCAGCTTTGCTTTCAATTCAAGAGTTTGCTCAAGAAATTCATGTTTCGACGGCAACGATTTCCAGATTTTCTAAAAAGATTGGTTTTAATTCTTTTCAAGAGCTGAAATTGGCGATTCATGCGACGGACGCCAGAGCAACGGATGAATTTTTCAGCGAACTTTCACCGACGGATAATTATAAAGAAATTTTGACGAAAAATTTTAATGGTAATATCTCTTCGCTGTCCTCCACTTTGAATCTCGTCAGTGAAAAACAGCTCAATCAGAGCATGAAACTTTTGTTGGCGGCGCAAACCTGTGGATTTTTCGGGCTTGGCGGCTCAAATGCCGTGGCCTTGATTGCTTTTCACAAGTTTTTACGGATGCCTTTGCACTGCGTTTATCATCAAGATTTTCATTTTCAGCAGATGCAGGCAGCAAAATTGACGAGCAAAGATTGTGCGTTTGTGATTTCACACACTGGAAATAACAAGGACACCATGCGTTTAGTGGAAATTTTGAAAAGTCGTGATGTTCCGATTATTGCGATTACTTCTTTTGCCAGCTCGGCTTTGGCTAAGGCGGCTGATGTGGCGCTTATTTCGATTTCAGAGGAAATTTCTTTCCGGCCCGAAGCGGTGGCTTCAACGGTTTCACAAATCAGTTTATTGGATGCCTTGTTCATGATGTATGGCATGAAAATGAAAGACGGTTCGGAGGAAACATTGAGCGAAATCCGAAAAGTAATTCGCAATTCTCGAATTTCTTGACCTTTATTTGATGAAAGAAAGGATGTGATGTTATGGCTTTTTCTAATACACGGCGACGTTATGCGAGTTTTGACACGGTAGCGTCGATTCCCGGAGAGGTCATTGATGCCTTTTGGTTTATTATTGATTATCATCTCAAAGGGGTATTTTTGTTGGAGCCTGTGATCAATTTTGATCTTATCAATGCTCAGGGCTTGCTCTCGATTCAATTTTCTCAAGGTAATAGTCCAACAAAGATTGTCGTTGATTTTGATTATCCTTTCAACCCAAAATGGCCAAGTGCCTATCGGGCGGTGGACAATATGGGCCGCGAAACAATCATGACGGCACGCGAAATGTGATTTTTGCCAGAGAAAATGCTGACGTAAATTTTCGTCAGTAAAAAAGTCAATAAAAAAAGTCCGTCAGTAATTTTGACGGACTTTTTTAAAGGTCATAATAAACAATTTCTGGTGGAACGCCAAAACGAATAGGCAAAAAGGTCAGACCAATGCCACAATTCACGTAAAGTCGCGTCCGCTCATTGAGCTGATAAATGCCTTTGTCAGCGCTGCTTGAACCATTATTGTGCAGGCGCCAATTACCCAAACGAATCTGACCACCATGACTATGACCAGATAAAATCAAATCAAATTTGCTGACGGTTTTCATGTCCAAAACGGTGTCCGGCTCATGGATCAACAAGATTGAAAAATCTGATACTTCGGGTGCAAGTTCAAAATTGGGCTGACCTTCTCGCCAGTCATCCACGCCCGAAAGCGTGATTTTGCCTTGAGGAAGTTCCAGCAAAACGCTGCTATTTTTCAAGACGACAAAGCCTGCTTTTT
The DNA window shown above is from Lactococcus sp. S-13 and carries:
- a CDS encoding gluconate:H+ symporter, whose amino-acid sequence is MLDLLVLFGGVLILLLMIIKFKINTFVSLIVVSVLIGLGLGMPLGQIPVSIQNGIGSSLGELAIVFGFGAMLGRLIADAGGAYRIARTLIDYFGKKRIQWAIMVASFIIGVALFFEVGMVLLIPIVFAVALEASVPLIYLGIPMTAGLSVTHGFLPPHPAPTAIAGVLGANPGTVLLYGIVAAVPTVIIAGPVFTKIAKKWVPEAFVVKSKLSAFGEIKKWKLEETPGFGISILTALMPVILMAISTIYSIVTNDGKPYTAITSSSIKAGKVVTITKYPEHLIENIMMFIGNPVSAMILSLLFALFTMGWLQRKDHSEIANSIADSIKSISMLLLVIGGGAALKQVLIDGGISSQIASMFKDSSLSPLLLAWIIAVILRISLGSATVAALTAAGLVQPMLATASPNTAALMVLAIGAGSIAASHVNGAGFWMFKEYFDLDVKQTLKTWTVLETIIAVVGLGMVMLMNIWIH
- the gntK gene encoding gluconokinase, which translates into the protein MDYLIGVDLGTTATKAVLFEKNGKIIASSSQAYPLYRDASGMAEEALEDIFEAVLSAIREVAIIIEENDELLAISFSTQMHSLIAFDENWQPLTRLITWADTRAVKYTEQLKASKVGSEIYRRTGTPLHPMAPLSKLIWLKNDRPDIYEKAAHYLELKGYIFYRLFAVNKIDLSTATGTGIFNIFDLQWDKAALEITGVTPEQLPQVVEPYEIEQNLSEDFAKQMGIQRKTKFVWGAADGPLSNLGVNAIAPGVAAITIGTSGAIRVVTDKPKTDEKGRTFTYALDREHWVVGGPVNSGGDVFRWVRDQIFEGEMSFEEVTALATKVSAGADGLLFHPYLGGERAPIWDANARGSFFGLNYGHNRNHMARSVLEGIVFNLYTVALSLVEVVGDLNMIQATGGFTSSKLWTQIMADIFEQPINVSESREAGCLAAVVMAEKALGMIDDLGEISTMIGNNQTYLPNPENVARYRELSPIFIRLSHTLGLEYENISDFQRRFKANK
- the gnd gene encoding phosphogluconate dehydrogenase (NAD(+)-dependent, decarboxylating), whose product is MKFGMIGLGKMGMNLVKNAVDHDIEVVAYDVDQTALARVKNYSEKITAVDNLEKLLTELNPSANSLGQSRIIWVMVPAGEPTNSIIETLSEKMSAGDILIDGGNSNYKDNLKQNEILKAKGIKFFDAGTSGGTSGARQGGNFMIGGDDEPAWQLIEPLFQAISQENGYLYTGRLGSGHYLKMIHNGIEYGMMQAIAEGFEILEHSPFDYDYEAVAKLWNHGSVIRSWLMELAEAQFAKDPKLEQILGRVQASGEGKWTVEESLDLNVPAPIIALSLMMRNRSLQDDTMTGKVVAALRNGFGGHEIEHK
- a CDS encoding MurR/RpiR family transcriptional regulator: MARTLISRIRSYYDNLSKSDQAISDYLIANIDSAALLSIQEFAQEIHVSTATISRFSKKIGFNSFQELKLAIHATDARATDEFFSELSPTDNYKEILTKNFNGNISSLSSTLNLVSEKQLNQSMKLLLAAQTCGFFGLGGSNAVALIAFHKFLRMPLHCVYHQDFHFQQMQAAKLTSKDCAFVISHTGNNKDTMRLVEILKSRDVPIIAITSFASSALAKAADVALISISEEISFRPEAVASTVSQISLLDALFMMYGMKMKDGSEETLSEIRKVIRNSRIS
- a CDS encoding DUF960 domain-containing protein, whose translation is MAFSNTRRRYASFDTVASIPGEVIDAFWFIIDYHLKGVFLLEPVINFDLINAQGLLSIQFSQGNSPTKIVVDFDYPFNPKWPSAYRAVDNMGRETIMTAREM
- a CDS encoding metallophosphoesterase; its protein translation is MIGLMIGAIGLILLMYGIFVEPHLMKVRRVKITAQQGLKIAHFTDTHFTWHTTYRRFKKFAKNMTLEKPDIIVFSGDLFDKVAWAKGKNWEKLLTQLSALDAPLGKFAVVGNHDFDEEKSAAFVEEFLQKAGFVVLKNSSVLLELPQGKITLSGVDDWREGQPNFELAPEVSDFSILLIHEPDTVLDMKTVSKFDLILSGHSHGGQIRLGNWRLHNNGSSSADKGIYQLNERTRLYVNCGIGLTFLPIRFGVPPEIVYYDL